A genomic region of Palaemon carinicauda isolate YSFRI2023 chromosome 11, ASM3689809v2, whole genome shotgun sequence contains the following coding sequences:
- the LOC137649856 gene encoding tigger transposable element-derived protein 1-like, whose protein sequence is MDQGVIASFKAYYLRRTIAMALQATETKKDLTLKDFWKSYNILDAVENIADSWEEVKMTNMNGVWRKLCPQFVNDFRGFEDTVYHVIKNIVALSKEIKLDMEVDDVTELLESHGEELSAGDLIQLEKQIIEEEEETPTPDPKAFTRQGLSKGFAEIQQALATFEAQDPNMDRFTRVSRGIMDLLQCYKEILDEKRILSVQSNLERYFKKVERPAPSTSAASTTPDLPTTEPLPSTSAASIAKEPLPKILKSRNKQLSLDSFSKKSMKRSGDRKEEKESEAKKTKFEVSESDGN, encoded by the exons atggaccaaggagtgattgcttcattcaaggcctactacctccgaaggacgattgctatggcattacaggcaactgaaacgaagaaggacttgactctgaaggacttttggaagtcctacaacatccttgatgctgttgagaacattgctgattcctgggaggaggttaAGATGACAAACATGAATGGTGTCTGGAGGAAACTATGTCCTCAATTTGTGAATGATTTCcgtgggtttgaggacacagtttaccatgttatcaagaacattgttgccctgagtaaggaaatcaAGCTGGATATGGAGGTTGACGATGTTACAGAGCTGctggaatctcatggagaggagttatctgctggggacttgatacaactggagaagcagatcatagaagaagaagaagaaacccccaCCCCAGatcctaaggctttcacaaggcagggcttgtcaaaaggttttgctgaGATAcagcaagcattggcaactttcgaggctcaggATCCTAACATGGACAGGTTCACTAGGGTTTCCAGAGGcatcatggacttactgcagtgttacaaGGAGatcttggatgagaagaggatcctgtctgtccagtctaacctggagcggtattttaagaaagtagagagacctgcaccctctacatcagcagcctctactactccagatttgccaacaacagagcctctaccctctacctcagctgcctctattgctaaagAGCCTCTACC aaaaattctgaaaagccgtaacAAGCAACTTTCTCTTGATAGTTTCTCGAAAAAATCTATGAAGCGGTCTGGTGATCGtaaggaagagaaagaaagtgaagcaaagaaaactaagtttgaagtgagtgaaagtgatggaaattaa